A single window of Mugil cephalus isolate CIBA_MC_2020 chromosome 1, CIBA_Mcephalus_1.1, whole genome shotgun sequence DNA harbors:
- the pcolceb gene encoding procollagen C-endopeptidase enhancer b, which yields MEDRVWTVRLLVLLTLGWTDAQSQTNSTDTRPIFLCGGHLVTDSGIVASEGFPTYYKHNSKCTWYITVPEGHVVMLSFRLFDMEPDPTCRYDYLDVYNGHTRLVQKLGRFCGTFRPGALISTSNTMMLEMVSDESTGGRGFLASFNAGKPHMEENQFCGGRLTKSQGSVKTPNWPNSNYPAGISCSWHISVEPSNVIEVKFVKLDLEADSYCRYDYVALFNGGETDDSRRIGKFCGDRPPGIIVTNGNELLVQFVSDLSVTSDGFMAHYSSVPRGSRRPTAGGDFIYGPQTTSIPQKPTARPSKPTRATPKPTPKPTLKPTPKPAVKPTLKPAVKPTPKLAVKPTPKLAVKPTPKPRPTLKPKPTQRPVKRPPLVKKPPLRKPTGRPSVRPTPKPRPPRPTPKRPVKRPTPKPGTRPTIKTKVIKPTLKPSVRTKPTRKTVVKPTMKPRVKPVKPTPKSGIKPTIKPTTKPTTKPTTKPKPSPKPGVIKTVTKKPAVSKKPLPFNPLCTQPCKRTGTLQSNFCPHDFVITGKVTFLTAGPGGSATVEVSLIKAYKTGSLNITRSGPAMSVTLSSTCKRCPGLIKGRNYVLMGKVDAQGNGHLSPSSFTLLYQPVHSKTLATLARKSC from the exons ATGGAGGACAGGGTGTGGACTGTGCGCCTTCTGGTCCTTTTGACACTGGGATGGACGGATGCTCAGAGTCAGACCAACAGCACCGACACAAG gcCCATCTTCCTCTGTGGAGGCCACTTGGTCACGGACTCAGGCATTGTTGCCAGCGAAGGTTTCCCTACGTACTACAAACACAACAGTAAATGTACCTGGTACATCACT GTCCCAGAGGGTCATGTGGTCATGCTCTCTTTCCGCCTCTTCGACATGGAGCCAGACCCCACTTGTCGCTATGACTACCTGGACGTCTACAATGGTCACACCCGCTTGGTGCAGAAGCTGGGCCGTTTCTGTGGGACGTTCAGGCCTGGCGCCCTCATCTCCACCTCCAACACCATGATGCTGGAGATGGTGTCGGATGAAAGCACCGGAGGAAGAGGCTTTCTGGCTTCCTTCAATGCAGGAAAGCCACACATGGAAg AGAACCAGTTCTGTGGAGGACGGCTGACCAAATCCCAGGGGTCCGTCAAGACGCCCAACTGGCCCAACTCTAATTACCCAGCAGGTATCAGCTGCTCCTGGCACATCTCCGTAGAACCAAGCAAT gtgATTGAGGTGAAGTTTGTGAAGCTGGATTTGGAAGCTGACAGCTACTGTCGTTATGATTATGTGGCGTTGTTTAACGGAGGAGAGACTGACGACTCAAGGAGGATTGGGAAATTTTGCGGGGATAGACCCCCAGG CATTATAGTGACGAATGGGAACGAGCTCCTTGTCCAGTTCGTGTCAGATCTCAGCGTGACGTCCGATGGATTCATGGCGCACTACTCCAGCGTGCCCCGAGGATCCCGCAGACCCACCGCCGGAGGTGACTTCATCTACGGTCCTCAAACCACCTCCATACCACAAAAACCAACAGCGAGACCAAGCAAACCCACCAGAGCAACCCCAAAACCAACTCCAAAACCGACTCTTAAACCAACTCCCAAACCAGCCGTCAAACCAACTCTCAAACCAGCCGTCAAACCAACTCCCAAACTAGCTGTCAAACCAACTCCCAAACTAGCTGTCAAACCAACTCCCAAACCTAGACCTACCCTCAAGCCTAAACCCACCCAAAGACCTGTCAAAAGACCACCACTGGTAAAGAAACCTCCACTGCGCAAACCCACAGGCAGGCCTTCAGTCAGACCCACACCTAAACCCAGACCACCTAGACCCACACCTAAGCGACCTGTGAAAAGGCCCACACCGAAACCTGGAACCAGACCTACAATCAAAACTAAGGTCATTAAGCCAACCCTCAAGCCGAGCGTCAGGACTAAACCCACACGTAAAACTGTGGTGAAGCCTACAATGAAACCTAGAGTCAAGCCAGTAAAGCCGACTCCTAAGAGTGGAATTAAACCAACAATCAAACCAACAACCAAACCAACAACCAAACCAACAACGAAGCCTAAACCATCACCAAAACCAGGAGTAATCAAAACAGTGACGAAGAAGCCTGCGGTGAGCAAGAAAC CTTTGCCATTTAACCCGCTATGTACACAACCCTGCAAGAGGACAGGAACTCTCCAATCCAACTTCTGCCCTCATGACTTTG TGATTACAGGTAAAGTTACATTCCTCACAGCTGGTCCAGGAGGCTCAGCAACAGTCGAGGTGTCTTTAATAAAGGCCTATAAGACAGGCAGCCTCAACATCACCAGATCCGGACCAGCAATGTCAGTCACTCTGAGCTCCACCTGCAAGAGATGTCCCGGCTTAATCAAAG GCCGGAACTACGTGCTGATGGGAAAAGTCGACGCACAGGGCAACGGCCACCTGAGCCCCTCCAGCTTCACTCTCCTCTACCAGCCCGTTCACAGCAAAACACTGGCCACCCTTGCTCGCAAATCATGCTGA